One genomic segment of Melitaea cinxia chromosome 19, ilMelCinx1.1, whole genome shotgun sequence includes these proteins:
- the LOC123662645 gene encoding uncharacterized protein LOC123662645: MNDNEIENLKNELELEKTCRESAAWQNGELEKQIVCIQEELRKGDYPWDSDGDLQKESLRHKHLLEAIDSLKVQLPILKEKIKGARICGPDCKLKHDDLNINLDILTPAELLRTVKRFERIKTDLLSTLRSREWRLDSESKLFVRVNDQRTYLQNELMICQNNIMRLQKNGSYWQNIPRKNDERILDPKRGPIKKIFGNVRLPPIVT; encoded by the exons ATGAACGATAATGAAATTGAAAACTTGAAAAATGAGTTAGAACTCGAAAAGACGTGCAG agaatCAGCTGCGTGGCAAAATGGcgaattagaaaaacaaatTGTATGTATACAAGAAGAGTTGCGTAAAGGGGACTATCCATGGGACTCCGATGGCGATTTACAAAAAGAGAGCTTAAGGCACAAGCACTTATTAGAAGCTATTGATTCCCTAAAAGTGCAGTTGcctattttaaaagaaaaaataaaaggcGCTAGAATTTGTGGACCAG actgtaaattaaaacatgatgatctaaatattaatttggaTATTCTAACTCCG gctGAGTTGCTACGTACTGTTAAACGTTTTGAGAGAATTAAAACCGATTTGCTAAGTACACTACGAAGCAGAGAATGGAGACTGGATTCCGAATCAAAG tTGTTCGTAAGAGTTAACGATCAAAGAACGTATTTGCAAAACGAATTAATGAtatgtcaaaataatattatgcgcTTACAGAAGAATGGATCATATTGgca gaACATACCTCGCAAAAACGACGAAAGAATTTTAGATCCAAAGCGAGGACCTATTAAGAAAATCTTCGGTAACGTGCGACTACCCCCTATTGTGACGTAA
- the LOC123662643 gene encoding centromere/kinetochore protein zw10-like, translating into MSLLSAVLLEADKATTKDIKKYLDELGPKLKDLHERVQMLSWSLQQNFIDTYFHFTPTKSLEQLNYKNRKANILSDHFKFNKEVALFVEKFPNKYAIIEDFNNNCKKLEKSMKNFSDLCIVGESKWILDKANHEFGRFNYIDAIQSIKELQSKLYEIKFEGIGSKALINLTSHSEHQLAIYTAQLSIEWEDIFTWSEKRGVNNVIYSLSVLQCDPTLVQKILKSLYVTERLNAELGLFSHFFVDKLLHNVIRNNCEIFTEDPIGALVFNIKIDLNGQNKPNFQTIFNNLTAIFEFLQSTLGSQMEADKTFIEVFADCIQDKFFNKIIKDCIRMNLPSCDGSYQNYKNIVIELDSFNKFLIELKFVEADKSPLNKYINDTESVLYNKKCNKLLSDVRSLLNHSLSYCTISVGSTNDVVNDSILDESRKDSVYDLSNPLFLPKSVISQNVKQIMTMVIEHLEESVKLPEQYSTQLVMYIKDIAVMYQSIVPKKFKVNLECCPLDTALFFNNCFYLAHSLIGPPWKLTMPAELADLLNTTLLECIQDLRVLGLEKMSLYLQCQKNLITQKIEANELPWTYESYETFDCAVNYAVTLMQELKNTWYNILPTRMYELSICALILALCQSMLDRIFADTRAICEDLVYMLAVRFEDAISEFLSLFEEPIKFENKINVWNKFIKMPKLLKAQMLEIADLWKKDKELSQSYACEDIRMIIKMRFPDDKYRLKILKEIQ; encoded by the exons ATGAGTTTATTAAGTGCGGTGTTGTTAGAAGCTGACAAAGCTACAACAaaggacataaaaaaatatctcgaTGAGTTAGGACCGAAATTAAAAGATCTACATGAAAGAGTTCAAATGCTATCTTGGTCTTTACAACAAAATTTCATCGATACGTATTTCCACTTTACACCTACAAAAAGTTTAGAACAATTGaactataaaaatagaaaagcgAACATTCTTTCTGATCATTTCAAATTCAATAAAGAAGTCGCgttatttgtagaaaaatttCCAAATAAATATGCTATAATTGAggattttaacaataattgtaaGAAATTGGAAAAGTCTATGAAGAATTTCTCCGACCTGTGCATTGTTGGTGAAAGCAAATGGATATTGGACAAAGCCAATCACGAATTCGGTAGATTTAATTACATTGATGCCATACAAAGCATAAAAGAATTACAaagtaaattatatgaaattaaattcgAAGGTATTGGAAGCAAGGcgttaataaatttaacttcTCATTCAGAACACCAGTTAGCCATATACACGGCGCAGCTGAGTATTGAATGGGAAGATATTTTTACGTGGTCTGAGAAAAGGGGTGTTAACAATGTAATATACTCACTGTCAGTCCTGCAGTGCGATCCCACTCTCGTGCAGAAAATCTTAAAATCTTTATATGTTACCGAGAGATTGAATGCTGAACTTGGACTCTTTTCACATTTCTTTGTTGATAAATTGCTTCACAACGTTATAAGGAACAACTGTGAAATATTCACTGAAGATCCCATCGGAGctcttgtttttaatataaagatagATCTCAACGGGCAAAATAAACCAAATTTTCAGACTATATTTAACAACTTGACTGCTATATTTGAATTTCTCCAGTCGACATTAGGCAGTCAGATGGAGGCAGATAAAACTTTCATCGAAGTCTTTGCTGATTGCATACAGGAtaagtttttcaataaaatcatcAAGGACTGCATAAGGATGAACCTACCTTCGTGTGATGGCAGTTACCAGAACTATAAGAACATTGTTATTGAATTagattcatttaataaatttttaattgagttGAAATTCGTCGAAGCTGATAAATCACCGCTGAACAAATACATTAATGACACAGAATCCGtcctttacaataaaaaatgcaataagTTATTGTCTGATGTTCGTAGTCTATTAAACCACAGCCTTTCTTACTGCACAATATCAGTAGGAAGTACAAATGATGTTGTAAATGACTCTATACTAGACGAGTCTCGAAAAGACTCCGTATATGATTTAAGTAATCCACTCTTCTTACCTAAGTCTGTGATATCACAAAATGTTAAACAGATCATGACTATGGTTATAGAACATTTAGAAGAGAGCGTAAAACTTCCAGAGCAGTACAGCACCCAATTggttatgtatataaaagatattGCTGTTATGTACCAATCGATAGTACCCaagaaatttaaagttaatttagaATGTTGTCCTTTAGACACAG CACTATTTTTCAACAATTGCTTCTACCTAGCGCATAGTCTAATTGGACCACCCTGGAAACTAACCATGCCAGCAGAATTAGCAGATCTATTGAATACCACCCTTCTTGAATGCATACAGGATCTAAGAGTGCTGGGCTTGGAGAAAATGTCTCTCTACTTGCAGTGTCAGAAGAATCTTATAACACAGAAGATTGAGGCTAATG AATTACCTTGGACTTATGAATCATATGAAACATTCGACTGTGCTGTTAATTATGCAGTTACATTAATGCAAGAATTGAAAAACACTTGGTACAATATTCTACCCACACGAATGTATGAATTGTCTATATGTGCACTCATACTGGCTCTGTGTCAGTCCATGTTGGATAGAATATTTGCAGACACTAGAGCAATTTGTGAAGATTTGGTCTATATGCTTGCTGTTAGATTTGAGGATGCTATTTCTgaatttttgtctttatttgag gAACCAATCAAGTTTGAAAACAAGATCAATGTGTGGAACAAATTCATCAAAATGCCAAAGTTATTGAAAGCACAAATGTTAGAAATAGCAGATCTTTGGAAGAAAGACAAGGAATTGTCTCAGAGTTATGCCTGTGAAGATATACGGATGATAATCAAGATGAGGTTTCCTGAtgataaatatagattaaaaattctaaaggaaatacaataa